The Musa acuminata AAA Group cultivar baxijiao chromosome BXJ2-5, Cavendish_Baxijiao_AAA, whole genome shotgun sequence genomic interval atatattacctCAATGATCGAAATCGCTAATCTTCACAATAATTTCATTAATTCATCATTCTCGAGATGTGATATACTATTTTATGGGAATTTATCCAAGAATTAATGAGTGGAACAAGTCGATAATGCAAGAATTAGAATCCAAATCCGCTCCATTACCACCATAAGATTTTAGTTAGACTCTTACTTTCCGCGGCACAGCAAAGCAAAAGAAGCGATGGAGAAGGCTCCACTCATTCATGGAACACAATCGACGGAGTAAACGCGCGTGGAAGTCTCGTAATTGAAGGAACAGCGACTGAATCGAATGAACGCCAAGATGAGCTGATGAGATGAAGAACGAGGTGGCAACTATTCGATGTCGATGGCTGCGCAATTAAGCAGACGAGACGACAGATGAACGAAGTGGCGTTGCCATCGAACCATGCAGTGGCTGCGAAGGCTTACTTTGGGAACTCGAATGGTGAGGATAGAATAGGATAAGGTTCAACCTACACCGCACGTACGTTTGAATCCAGAGGAACAAGACGATGCCATCTCTAGTGCTACGGTTCAGTGCCTTACGAAACTGTGTGTAGATAATCTCAAGGAAATCCCatctaccttcttcttcttcttcttcttcttcttcttcttcttcttcttctttttcttcttgatttCGACTCCTGAAGatatttatttttgaactccATTAGGTATTCAACAATCACATATTTATGTGGAGTCCAACTCAAATACTTATTTTATTTTCCCAatccaaaataaataataataataataatatcataagtTTCTAACAAAAATAATGCATCATCGCTCTACCAaccgttattattattattattaagatttGATCATGAGATCGGACATAGTCTTATATCGACTATCAATAGTTTAACATAATCACCTGTCCTTTTATCTAGGCTCGAGTCTAACGTTAATAGTGTCGAATTAGATAGGTAtggatatatataataaaaaacatattgaCCTAAAAATCTCATTCCATatctatcttaattatttattttttgattaaaatAGATCAAATCTGTCCTATAGCTTACGTCTATTATCTCAGCACTCTTAGATGACATAGGTCTCCATGGGGCTTCGGATTAGAAGAATTTATAATTTTGAATGAATCAACTAATCatactaaaaaaaaaacatagtgaCCCACTTAAACAGGTCCATTTTTAGAATAAATAAGCCCTAGTGGAATTTTCTTGACAAAAAAACCAGAATAATATTTGGTTCGCATTGGCATGTTAAAACCATATTTTCTACACATAGCCAATCTATCCATGCCTTTGAGATGCCAATCATGTACGTCTCAATAAAAGAATTGGAATAAGGATAAGGCAACAATGAAGATAAAATCAAGGTCAATTATTGATGAGTGCTCGAGTAAAGATCGATCTCGCCACGGCATTATTGCAAGAACACGGTAGAAATCATTCAAAACATTAATTGCTAGATCAATGACAAATGCCATCATCTTCCCAATCACCGAAAGGATGTGATCCTGACAGTCGAGGCTCACATTTCTCTCCCAATTTAAGTGGATGAGACAGATTTGTAGAAGAAGAGGTGGCATTTGATCCGGTGGCCGTCCATAGGTCAAATGATTAGACCATCGACTCGAGAGTTTTCCTCTACAAAcaataaatgatgaagatgaaattcgagctcaaaattatatgataaattatcaaaatctttacGTTTCATCACCGAAGAACTACATATAATATTTCTGAAATAACGCAAGGCAAAGAGGTAGATTCCAATGCTCAAACAATGGCACGACATTGCAAGCAAAAGCTAGCTGGATGAGATATGTGTATATTTAAGTCCATGCAGAACAATCGTTTGCTTACCTGACGACATGAATGTTTAGTCATTAAACACTGTTTGCGAAATCCTATTCGACGTGATATGGAAAGGTGGATTATAGTAAAACGATGAAGGAAGAACAGTATCGTAGTCTTTTATGTATCATGGGAATTGAACGACTGACCTGCCACCAGATGAGAAAGATGGGGTtatttgatagaagataagattttcccaactatatgaggaaatctctttattctgttgaggaaaattctctctcctaatctgtataaataggagagggatataTTAATGTTAATATATTCACTAGATGAGAAAGATAGGGTTATTGTAGAAGATAATACATTAACATATCCgagagagaattttcctcaacagaataagaattttcctcaacagaatagagagaattttcctcaatagaatagagaatttttctcaaatcctcaccaaaatggaTGACGACATGGCATTTCTTTAGAagcataaattatattttattgatGTTTGGAGTCTAGTGATTATTGTgattgatagaaaaaaaaaaattaattgttatGATGATAGTGGGTCGAGATATCGAGGAGGGTAAATTTATTTTGATGGTACAGTACAAATAGTGTAGTGATGCTCTTAATGTGTCGAACAAGGAAGGATGCGATTGATTTGGACACATTACATAGGACCAACTGATGCACTTTTTTGTTAAGAGCTATGTGCTAACAACTACCCTTTACATCATAAGTATTggaatattaaatcaaattttatgaTGAAATATCCTCTATAAATAAATTGATTTTTAAGCACATTAATCATAAGTTATGAGTTTTTAATTTTGAATCTTCCATGAAATGATTCCTTTATTATATCTACTATCTTTTCAAGGGATTTTTAGCATCAGAATCTTCTTGATTAAGATTCTATTACAGAGAGAGAGAAGTTAGAGACTCCATCAATTTGTGTTAATAAATTCGAAATAGAATACAATATAGTATCGTTTTTAGTATCTCAAAATTCAAGGATGTCATTCTCTTTCCTGTCTCGAGGAGACCGAGGAGCCTCACCCAAGTTGTTGATTGGGATATTGTCACCCCGTCTTCATCAATCGAACGTGGCATTTTGGTGCCATGCATGCACTGTAGTTATCGATGTAATTGACGCATGGAGTTGGATCGATGAGGGCGATGGCATGGCGTTCTTGCTACGGTGGGTCGCCACAACCCGGTCGCCGTCACTGAAAAGTAGAGTTACGTGAAGGATGGCAGCAGGGAACTCGTCGCCTTTGCTTGTATTCACGGACGTATCAGATAAGGTTTCTCCCGATGTGTGATGCGTGGATCCCAATGTGCGATTTTTTGATCACCGCTGCCGagtattctctctttctctctctctctctcgctttcaACAGTAATGGTAGAGAAGGAGGATGATACATATTATCCGGAAGCTTCACTGATGTCGAAGATACGTAATACAAGAATGATATGTCATCCTTACGTAGAAGATGACAAATCCATAATCCTTGTGTAGAAGAAACTTGGCCATAATCTTTCGAAACGTGTAACACTGCAACACTTCAATTTCAAGAAGCTTGACTGTGAGGAAAGTCTCAATTCTAATCACCTTTACACCAACAAGACAGGCCTCAAATTTCCAACGCAAACCCTACGTTTCAAATACACAGACTTTGACAGAGTCCACCCTCGATCCGATCTCAGCTTTTATGGGTTTCCGATCCCAAAGGAAGGGAAGGAATGCAAGCATAGCACCATTAATACTCGATGGAGTAGTTGAGTGCTCTCACCTCTTCATCCCTTGACGAGGAGGGTACTAAACAACAGTGTTGTTACCTTCTTCCTTCGTTTGATGAAGacaggcctctctctctctctctctctctctctctctctcgctcgctcgctcgtgaCACGAGACTGGCACTAGATCGGCATATTCGGTGCACAAAATGCGGCGAAAAGAGCAGTGGATAGATTAAATGAATCTACCAGGAAAGGATATAAATTATCCCACGCCATTGGAGCGTCACTGTCCCAATTGCGATGCCATCCGAGTGTCCGGTGAAGTCGTTTTATCCATATCCGCTCTCCAGGATAAGGTAAGAATTTACTGCACCTAAACGTGGAAAGGTCAACTCGATCAGAGCCGTCCGTATCCGTCATCGACGGTCGCAGTGGACGCAAGGGAACTCCGCGAGCGCGAGATCTCGGGACGGTCCGGTCGACACGTGGGACGCGGACGGCTGCCCGCGGGGACCAGCTGAGTCACGCTTCGAACGGATAACGCATTCCCATCCGCCCGGGGACACGCGGCGGCATCTGGAACGTGGAGCAGGCGTCTGTCGAGTGCGGCCGTACGATGGTTGGCGACGCGTCGTGATTCACGACGCCGCGCGCGGAAGGGAGCAGCTGCGGTTCCGTGCGTCCCGCGGAGCGCCTATAAATGGAGGCCGCCTCGCAACGAGATCGGTCGTCCGAGGCGCCTCATCCATCCCCACCCCTCGTCGTTTGTCTCTTGCTTGGGTTTCCGCTGCATCCCCGAGCGTGCCATCATGTGTGGGATACTGGCAGTCTTGGGTTGCTCCGATGAGTCGCAGGCCAAAAGGGTTCGAGTTCTCGAGCTCTCTCGCAGGCAATCATCCCCACCTTCTCCACCCTCTCTTTCTTTCTGCTTAATCCATGATTCATCCATGCGTCCACCGTTTGCTTGGTTTTGCTGTTGCCCCGTTCTCTGTTCTTGCTTTATCGGACAAAGTTCTCATAGGCATCCTCATGAAGAATCATGAACTAAGTGGAACAATGAAAGCGATGCCAAAATTTCGACTTTCGGTTTGTGTTTGTGCTATTTATGTAACGAAAATGACCCCAAAAAAGAATCCTTTTGGTCCATGATCGATGTCTAAAACCTTTAGATAAACAggggagaaggtttttgcttgtTTCGACAAGAACGTAAACCTGCCTAAAGACTTTTAAACTTTGATGGATGATCGGAGTCCAGTAGTTGATATGAATGAATGAACGAATGTTCAAAAGGAGTGATCTTGTTCGTCTTTGGAGACAGGTTAAAGCATCGCGGACCAGATTGGAGTGGGCTGCACCAGTATGGAGATTGCTATCTGACGCATCAGAGACTGGCCATCGTCGATCCTGCTTCCGGTGACCAGCCCCTGTACAATGAAGACAAATCCATCGTTGTTACGGTACTGAATGATTCTAACCCTTCGTTGCTTCAATTTCTCGTTCGATCGTCGCATAACCACAAATAATATCCAACACAAATTTGACAATAAGGATCAAAGTCGTGGGGGAATTAAGAACTTTTGGACCCAATAAAACTGGTGATGTCCGGCCAAATTGGTGAGAGACAGGCTGGAAAAGGATACATGTGGACCTCAAGGTTCCACGATTAAGGTCGACCAAACTCTTGTTCCACAAATGTTCTCCGGACTCATTTTCTTAACTCTCGTTTCTTTGCTCGAACTTATATCTGGTAAAATTCTTTGCCGATAGATCTTCACGAAAGAAAAATTAGTATGCATTAACATGCTTCCTCGAGTTGTTCTTCGTGCTTCGTTCACTGATGAAAAGGAGTTTAATTGTTTGACGCATAGGTGAATGGAGAAATCTACAACCATGAAGAACTGAGGAAACGGTTTCCTAATCACAAGTTTAGGACTGGGAGTGACTGTGAAGTAATCGCTCATCTGGTAAACGAGTTTTCTGGTCTGATCTTTCCATCTCCATCATGATAACATAATAAGCGGCACAAACTACTTCAGATTGTTGACTTGTTTCTATGATCCACAGTACGAGGAACATGGCGAAGGATTCGTGGATATGCTGGATGGCATCTTCTCGTTTGTGCTGCTGGACACTCGCGACAACAGCTTCATCGCTGCCCGAGATGCCATCGGAGTTACTCCTCTTTACATCGGCTGGGGACTCGACGGTACGTGATAAGAATTCTGTAAATTGTTCTACGGATTCTAAGCTTTGTTCTGAATCTGCTGTTGGTACTGCAGGTTCTGTTTGGATATCATCGGAGATGAAAGGTCTGAACGACGACTGCGAACACTTTGAGGTCTTCCCTCCCGGGCACTTGTACTCCAGCAAAGAAGGCAGCTACAAGAGATGGTACAACCCGCCGTGGTACTCGGAGGCGATTCCATCGGTGCCATATGATCCCCTTGTTTTGAGGGAGGCATTTGAGAAGGTAAAGACTGCATGCCGGTGTTCTTTTGCTGTCTCGGGTAACTGAGTAGTTCCTTCTTCTCACTTGTGCAGGCTGTCATCAAAAGGCTGATGACCGATGTCCCATTTGGAGTTCTGCTTTCCGGTGGACTCGATTCGTCACTGGTTGCTGCTGTGACTTCTCGTCACTTGGCAGGAACAAAAGCTGCAGAGCAGTGGGGGACTCAACTCCATTCCTTCTGCGTTGGCCTGGAGGTCGGCAACCTGTGCTCATCCTACGATCCTTGcggtaaaaaaagaaaagaattcatGCGGATATATGTTCTTTTTTGTTGCAGGGATCACCGGACTTGAAGGCAGCAAAGGAGGTTGCTGACTACCTGGGAACCGTTCACCATGAGTTCCACTTCACCGTTCAGGTACTCTGGACGCTCTTTTTGCCGAGAAGACGGACGGACCATAAATGTAGCTGATGAGTCTGTGTGTTTTCCAGGACGGTATCGATGCGATCGAGGATGTGATCTACCACATCGAGACGTATGATGTTACCACGATCAGAGCTAGCACACCGATGTTCCTTATGTCTCGTAAGATCAAGGCACTGGGAGTGAAGATGGTGATCTCAGGGGAGGGGTCGGATGAACTCTTCGGAGGCTATTTGTACTTCCACAAGGCACCGAACAAGGAAGAATTCCACGGAGAAACATGTCGTAAGGTATGCAAACTATCGGTGGTGGTGTTGATCGCAAAGGTACCGAGAAACCTCATCATCTTGTCCGAATCCAATTATGTCCACAGGTAAAAGCCCTGCACCAGTATGATTGCCTAAGAGCCAACAAGGCAACATCGGCATGGGGACTGGAATCTCGCGTGCCCTTCTTGGATAAGGCATTCATCGATGTCGCCATGAGCATTGATCCTGAATGGAAAATGGTACGTTAAATAGATTATCTGCGGTGCCAAGAGAAATGAAGTCTGTCGCTTGCTGACGTGCTGTGTTCATGATCAGATCAAGCCTGATCTTGGTCGGATCGAGAAGTGGGTACTGAGGAAGGCTTTTGATGATGAGGAGAACCCCTACCTGCCAAAGGTTTTCGTCCACCGATTCTTTTTCATTTACTGCGGCAAGAAGAGAGTTTTCTGAAGGATTTCGTCCTTGTTGTCTCTGCAGCACATCCTTTATAGGCAGAAGGAGCAGTTCAGCGACGGTGTTGGCTACAGTTGGATCGATGGCCTCAAGTCCCACGCGGCAGAACATGTAAGTAACTTTGTCGTCCATTTAATCTCCTTCTTTCTCGatggagcgagagagagagagagagagagagatgacagaCGGCGTCGATCTTGTTCAGGTGTCGGGCAAAATGATGCAGAACGCGAAGCACATATACCCACACAACACGCCAACCACGAAGGAAGCCTACTACTACAGGATGATCTTTGAAAGGTTCTTCCCGCAGGTAGAATCATATGCGCTTTTAATTGCCGTGATAGAGCCGTCGGTCAAGCATTCGTCGGTAAGATGTGAGAATTCTGTGACGGTGTTGCAGAACTCTGCGAGGCTGACGATCCCTGGCGGACCAAGCGTGGCATGCAGCACGGCCAAGGCGATCGAGTGGGACGCGCAGTGGTCGAAGAACCTCGACCCCTCGGGCAGAGCTGCTCTGGGCGTCCATGTTTCGGCGTACGATCCCGCCGCCGTGCCGTCTTCTCTCACGACCGGCACGAGCCCCGCCATGCTCGTCAACAAGAAGCAGAGGGTGATGGAAGCGAAAGCGCCGGAGCTCACCATAAGTTCCTGAGGAGCCCTGTAGCTGCGGCTCAGTGACTTGTTAGATCGAGAGGTAATATTAGTAAGTAGCTACTGGTGGTCGAACACCTTGTATACGTCGAATAAAGTGGATGGCACTGTCAGGCCTTCATTCCACAAACATGTTTTCGTGTGCTCGGCTTTCTTTGTTCGTTGCCGGGTCGATTACGATGAACATCGCATGGTGCTACTACACCTTTGTCCAAATCTCTGGGTTTCCTTTGATCCTTGGAAGTGATCAAAAGAAGGCAACATAATATACAAAGAGAGGTAGTAGGTCACAGAATTCATTGGATATTAAGGCAATTTATATTTTACATGATGGAAGTGAACTGTGCAACAAGTTTATCATGCATATATGTAGGAAGCTAAAAATAATTGAGTTCCAGATTCAATCCACTAGTCTGTCTGTTCATCGTACAGCTGAATCAAGCAAGCAGATTTTTTTCTTCGTGGAAGAAGAATAAAACATTTATTAGACAGAGATCTGGTTTTatttacatataaaaaaaaaaacactactcCAAAGCAGCCTGACCTAACAAGTTCATCAAATTTTAAAGGTATAAGAGGATTGATGATAATTAGATGTCACATCTATATACATAAAGAAAGTACAATAGGAATAGTCCTGCAACATGATTGCTCACATGCACAAATCTGTATAAGAAAGGGACTACCACTGGTTTGATTTGAAAATCTAGGTTGTGTTGTTTGATCCTCTATGAACACATAACATAGATGAAGACATTATACTTGAATCAGATTTATGCCAAGTAACAGGTACATGTTTCACATCcatagtaagtaaattacatgctGGAAACAAGATAAATCTTAGAAAAACCTGAAGCCTCTATGCCTCATTAGAGGCATTACCTTTGGCAGCCTGTTCCAGCTCCTCCTCGGATATAATCAAAGGCGGCACCAGCCTAACTACGTTCCCTTTTCCAGCTGTGAGCACCAGAAGGCCGGCATTTCGACAGGCATCGACGACGGGAGAAGCTTGGATGTCCAGCTCAATTCCCGCGATCAGCCCAAATCCACCACGTGCAGGTTCCCTCCCAGTTTATTAACAAGTAGTTCCTTCAAATAGTGTCTCTTCCTAGTTACACTGGCCAAGAAACTGCGCTCCTGCATTTTACTCAATACTGCAAGGGCTGTGTGACAAACTAGTGGTCCACCAGCAAAAGTGCTCCCATGGTCTCCAGCGCTTATGGCGACAGCAACCCTTTCAGTGGTCAGGACGACACCGATCGGTAGACCACCAGCAAGAGGTTTGGCAATGGTCATCATATCAGGCATCACACCAAAGGCCTTACGAGCCACAGATGACCTGTTCGGCCCAATCCACATTGTACCtgtgagaaaaaaatatataattcaaaTATGATAATGGGCTCAAGTCATAACAGTGTATGAAAGAATACCAAGGAGTATAAACAGAAttgaaagagaaaaaaggaaTACATAAATCAATCTCATGGCCATATAAGGAGATAGTATTCAACTATTAACCAGGACCAATTAAATTCTTGAACCTCCAGAAGATGCAGTTCTAATCCTTAAAAAGGCAGGAAACTCTCGGGATTGGTTCACCTCAAGATTTATGAAAAATAAGTTGAGATGTTGGAATACTAAGAGATGAATAGTAGAATCAATTTAACACTAAATACAGTTCCAGGTGAGAGATGCAATCAAGTATACTGATATCCTCAAAAGGGTAGGCAACAAAAGTAGTAAACAATGCTGTTTTAGTTATATTAAAATACTGTGCCAAGAAGAGGATGGACAAAGAGGAAAGAGGACAAGATCTTTTTGCATGATCAATGAATTCTAAGGATCAGGTCATTTGAGGTTCTAGCACTTGTATCTCCAACAGGACTGTTTTACAAGTCCTAATATCAATTACTGGAGTTTTCTCCAGTTTGAAACGTACCAGAACAACATAGACACAAACAACACCAATGAGGATAGAGATTGCCAGACAACTTGAATGTTGACACATCGAtcaaaatttttcaggatagaggTAAGTTGTGCAGCCGATAATTCAGCTTCTCTGCTTTTCTAATGACAATATGAGTCCCAAAATTGACAGTTGCGGTTGCAGAACGTCTGATTACATCTATGAACTACTTAGCTTAGCTTAATAGATCCAACCACAACAAATTTATAGATGGACACTAAAATTTCAAAAAACAGAGAGTGATGGATACACCAAGCCAATCACATAATTTCgaaaagaaaagaactaagtattCGTGTAAACAAAAATGTAAGCTGCCTACCTCATCGAATACCAAGAGAGCTCCAGCATCATCACAGGCAGTGCGTAAAGCCCGTAGAAAGTCCTTTGTGGCACTATATATTCCACCTTCACCCTGTATAGGTTCAATAAAAACTGCTGCTGTCTTGCCATGTTGTATTGCTTTCTTGGCTTCCTCAAAATTTCCATATTCTATGAATTTGACCCCGGGCATGACAGGTTCAAAGGGTAACCTGTAGTGTTCTTTGCTTGTGAGGGCAACAGAACCCATTGTCCTTCCATGGAAACTATGAGTGAAAGCAATAAACTCTGTAGCAGGAAGTTTCTTATCAGGGTGTGAaaatctttgaaacttcctagcAAATTTTATAGCTGCTTCATTTGCTTCCGTTCCAGAGTTTGCAACAGGAGGCGCTTTCCAAGAGTCACCTGCATTAACCATGCATATTGTCCACTGAACAAATAAACTACTGTGGAGTTTAGGACatagtaaatttttttatgcttAAGTTACAAAATACGAGAAAAAAAAGGCTATATAAAAGGATATTTAGGAACATAAACACAAAATTACATAGGGATTTCATGTTAAGAACATAAAAGAGCACCCGGAATACAAAGGAACTAAGAGTAACGATCGCAGAATATAACAAAAATAGTACAATAAGAAGAGGGATTATTTCTAAGAATAACACTCAGAAGAAAAATAGAGTGACTTTAGAGAAGGTTGTATGAATTACACAATGAACACCACAAATAATTGTTTCTTATCTTCTTATATAATAACACAAAAATAAATGACCTATACAAACCAAAACAAGTGCAAAAGAGGGTGCAGGTGGCGTGCAAATCGCTTAGTTTGTTGTCTTCTCTTCTTTATCCAGCTGCTTGACCACAATTAGCTGGGAAAGAGTTGAAATGCCATATTTTGTGATATCTGAATAAAGAACTTCGCTTGGTTCTCTCCATGTAAAGTAAAAAAACTCAACTCTTGGTGTTATATGCCTAATCCGAATAACCAAGAATAATGTGCCTCCAATCAACCAGCCTTGTAAGTTTCAACTTGTGTATCCCTCACAAGATATCATGGCAAGAATATGGCGACCCTTCAAGGGGTTCACAAAGATTAATCACTGGAAATAAAAGATCCTATACTCTTAAGAAAGATGATTGTAGAAGACAACCATATAGATAAATCAAATCTAGTTGATTACATCTAAAATGAAAAGCGTTCATATTTGAGGGTAATGATGTGTGAAATCCTTCCCACATATCACCATGTCAGGCAGGGAAACAATGCAATACCATACTAAAATATGGACAAGATAGAAAGACTATCAGAGCGTTGCACATA includes:
- the LOC103986184 gene encoding asparagine synthetase [glutamine-hydrolyzing]; amino-acid sequence: MCGILAVLGCSDESQAKRVRVLELSRRLKHRGPDWSGLHQYGDCYLTHQRLAIVDPASGDQPLYNEDKSIVVTVNGEIYNHEELRKRFPNHKFRTGSDCEVIAHLYEEHGEGFVDMLDGIFSFVLLDTRDNSFIAARDAIGVTPLYIGWGLDGSVWISSEMKGLNDDCEHFEVFPPGHLYSSKEGSYKRWYNPPWYSEAIPSVPYDPLVLREAFEKAVIKRLMTDVPFGVLLSGGLDSSLVAAVTSRHLAGTKAAEQWGTQLHSFCVGLEGSPDLKAAKEVADYLGTVHHEFHFTVQDGIDAIEDVIYHIETYDVTTIRASTPMFLMSRKIKALGVKMVISGEGSDELFGGYLYFHKAPNKEEFHGETCRKVKALHQYDCLRANKATSAWGLESRVPFLDKAFIDVAMSIDPEWKMIKPDLGRIEKWVLRKAFDDEENPYLPKHILYRQKEQFSDGVGYSWIDGLKSHAAEHVSGKMMQNAKHIYPHNTPTTKEAYYYRMIFERFFPQNSARLTIPGGPSVACSTAKAIEWDAQWSKNLDPSGRAALGVHVSAYDPAAVPSSLTTGTSPAMLVNKKQRVMEAKAPELTISS